The following proteins are encoded in a genomic region of Ptychodera flava strain L36383 chromosome 23 unlocalized genomic scaffold, AS_Pfla_20210202 Scaffold_24__1_contigs__length_23054250_pilon, whole genome shotgun sequence:
- the LOC139124565 gene encoding BTB/POZ domain-containing protein 17-like has product MEGQGVYGYVGEKQDEGEHYSKVETQTSDHSEIAGSCETYVSSLSSQFNKPDLSDVVLKVGKVSYHTHRFLLAHFSDVMRTMLTESRWRDSQQAKVKLQETPECATVFGDFLKFMYNGQIELKISRALPVLVLADKYNVTLLKSVCEDYMARQVIQSRNVQGALQWWEHAKTYNLKHLELECLELIQESLNAAIKTPEWLNLSIDQLCTILESSDVVVQDEYTLYQGVESWLQSANHKANISEYLDRVLPLLRFTQMTPQQIDVIEKSLLSKQYSNKFTSYVLQAYKFFAMGRNKAPDNPNTGYQPREYGQSPLQETEISVYFTHLQQSFPGYQHTVAMHHKSIAGGVSYSQSRQTRPNLDICRKPNQSGNLYGLYLRLLPEGQSTYSVRIRLIDGQSRKTLSVIRGNGKVGEKTPHIAYVDVEDQSYRNNIIEMFTVHANQQNRYNYGYYDSYQQHQQNQHSMPIVCAFLGIKTQLAHIILLLELHSMIK; this is encoded by the coding sequence ATGGAAGGTCAAGGGGTCTATGGGTATGTGGGGGAAAAACAAGACGAAGGCGAACACTACTCAAAGGTGGAAACGCAAACCAGTGATCATTCAGAAATCGCCGGCTCATGTGAAACCTATGTGAGCAGCTTATCCAGTCAGTTCAACAAACCTGACCTCAGTGACGTGGTCCTTAAAGTTGGCAAGGTGTCATACCATACACACAGGTTTCTATTGGCCCATTTCAGTGACGTCATGCGGACCATGCTTACAGAATCTCGTTGGCGAGACTCTCAGCAGGCTAAAGTGAAGTTGCAAGAAACGCCGGAGTGCGCTACAGTCTTTGGAGACTTTCTTAAGTTTATGTACAATGGACAAATTGAACTCAAAATTTCTAGAGCCCTGCCAGTGCTTGTTTTagcagacaaatacaatgttactCTGCTTAAATCAGTATGTGAAGATTATATGGCCAGACAGGTGATACAGTCTAGGAATGTACAGGGAGCATTGCAGTGGTGGGAACACGCCAAAACGTACAACCTGAAACATCTTGAGCTCGAATGTCTTGAATTGATACAAGAAAGTTTAAATGCCGCAATTAAAACTCCTGAATGGCTGAATTTGAGCATTGATCAACTGTGTACCATCCTTGAATCCTCAGACGTGGTTGTCCAGGACGAGTACACATTGTACCAAGGAGTAGAATCTTGGTTGCAGAGTGCAAATCACAAGGCCAATATTTCTGAGTACTTGGACCGTGTCCTGCCACTGCTTCGCTTTACTCAAATGACACCACAGCAAATTGATGTCATTGAAAAATCTTTACTGAGTAAACAATATTctaacaaattcacttcatatgttCTACAAGCATACAAATTCTTTGCAATGGGAAGGAATAAGGCTCCTGATAATCCTAACACAGGCTATCAACCTCGTGAATATGGGCAGTCGCCATTGCAAGAGACAGAGATATCTGTTTACTTCACACACCTGCAACAGTCGTTTCCGGGTTATCAGCACACAGTAGCTATGCATCATAAATCAATTGCGGGAGGAGTATCTTATTCACAATCTCGACAAACGAGGCCTAATTTAGATATTTGCAGAAAACCCAATCAGTCTGGTAATTTATACGGGCTATATTTGAGGTTACTGCCAGAGGGGCAAAGTACTTACTCAGTACGTATAAGACTTATTGATGGGCAGTCAAGAAAGACGCTTAGTGTTATCAGAGGAAATGGAAAAGTTGGGGAGAAAACTCCACATATTGCTTATGTTGACGTGGAGGATCAGTCATACCGTAATAATATAATAGAAATGTTTACTGTTCATGCCAATCAACAAAATCGGTATAACTACGGGTACTACGACTCGTATCAacaacaccaacaaaaccaacacAGTATGCCAATTGTATGTGCATTCCTTGGCATCAAAACACAACTGGCTCACATTATTTTGCTGTTAGAGCTACATTCTATGATTAAATGA